The following are encoded together in the Citrobacter arsenatis genome:
- a CDS encoding amidohydrolase family protein — MKESNSRREFLSQSGKMVTAAALFGAVAPVAYAANPVGNTCGSKSTMTISDKHYYLDNVLLEAGFEYENSVAVHTRTTLQTVEIRDGKIVALRENKQHPDATLPHYDAGGKLMLPAMRDMHIHLDKTFYGGPWRSLNRPAGTTIQDMIRLEQKLLPELQPYTQERAEKLIDLLQSKGTSIARSHCNIEPVSGLKNLENLQAVLARRQPGFACEIVAFPQHGLLLSKSEPLMREAMQAGAHYVGGLDPTSVDGAMEKSLDTMFQIALDYDKGVDIHLHETSPAGVAAVNYMVETVEKTPQLKGKLTISHAFALATLNEQQVDALASRMAAQQITIASTVPIGTLHMPLKQLRDKGVEVITGTDSVIDHWSPYGLGDMLEKANLYAQLYIRPNEVNLSRALFLATGDVLPLNEKGERVWPKAQDEASFVLVDASCSAEAVARISPRTATFHKGQLVWGNVAS; from the coding sequence ATGAAGGAAAGTAACAGCCGCCGTGAATTTTTAAGCCAGAGCGGAAAAATGGTGACCGCTGCCGCGCTGTTTGGCGCAGTGGCCCCGGTCGCGTATGCTGCTAATCCTGTCGGGAATACCTGCGGGTCTAAGAGCACAATGACAATTAGCGATAAGCACTATTACCTGGATAACGTCCTGCTGGAAGCTGGGTTTGAGTACGAAAACTCGGTAGCGGTGCATACCCGTACCACACTGCAAACCGTTGAAATCCGGGACGGGAAAATTGTTGCGCTGCGCGAGAATAAGCAGCATCCGGATGCGACGCTGCCGCACTACGATGCGGGTGGAAAGCTGATGCTGCCCGCCATGCGCGACATGCACATCCATCTGGATAAAACCTTTTACGGCGGTCCATGGCGTTCGCTGAACCGTCCGGCTGGCACCACCATTCAGGATATGATCCGCCTGGAACAAAAACTGTTGCCTGAACTCCAGCCTTACACGCAGGAGCGTGCAGAAAAGCTCATCGATCTGCTGCAGTCAAAAGGCACCTCGATCGCCCGCAGCCACTGTAATATCGAACCGGTTTCTGGGCTGAAAAACCTCGAAAACCTGCAGGCGGTGCTGGCGCGTCGCCAGCCGGGTTTTGCCTGTGAAATTGTGGCGTTTCCGCAGCATGGCCTACTGTTATCAAAATCTGAACCGCTGATGCGTGAAGCGATGCAAGCGGGGGCGCATTACGTCGGCGGTCTGGACCCCACCAGCGTCGACGGGGCAATGGAGAAATCCCTCGACACGATGTTCCAGATTGCGCTGGATTACGATAAAGGCGTGGATATCCATCTGCATGAAACCAGCCCGGCAGGCGTGGCGGCGGTGAATTACATGGTGGAAACGGTGGAGAAAACCCCACAGTTGAAAGGTAAGCTGACCATCAGCCATGCGTTTGCCCTGGCAACGCTGAATGAACAGCAGGTGGATGCGCTGGCGAGCCGCATGGCGGCGCAGCAGATTACCATTGCCTCGACGGTACCTATCGGCACCTTGCACATGCCGCTGAAACAGCTGCGTGATAAAGGCGTGGAGGTGATTACCGGCACCGACAGCGTGATTGACCACTGGTCGCCGTACGGGCTGGGAGATATGCTGGAGAAAGCCAATCTGTACGCGCAGCTCTATATTCGCCCCAACGAGGTCAACCTGTCGCGGGCGTTGTTCCTCGCTACCGGCGATGTGCTGCCGCTTAACGAAAAAGGTGAGCGCGTCTGGCCGAAAGCGCAGGATGAAGCCAGTTTTGTACTGGTGGACGCCTCTTGTTCGGCAGAAGCGGTCGCACGAATCTCCCCCCGCACCGCGACCTTCCATAAAGGGCAACTGGTGTGGGGGAATGTTGCAAGCTAA
- a CDS encoding carbamate kinase family protein has product MKELVVVAIGGNSIIKDNASQSIEHQAEAVKAVADTVLEMLASDYNIVLTHGNGPQVGLDLRRAEIAHEREGLPLTPLANCVADTQGGIGYLIQQALNNRLARRGEQKAVTVVTQVEVDKNDPGFANPTKPIGAFFSAAQRDELQRVNPGWRFVEDSGRGYRRVVASPEPKRIVEAEAIKTLTQQGFVVIGAGGGGIPVVRSEQGDYQSVDAVIDKDLSTALLAQEIHADILVITTGVEQVCIHFGKPNQQALDTVDVATMTRYMQEGHFPPGSMLPKIVASLAFLERGGKRVIITTPECLPAALRGETGTHIVHS; this is encoded by the coding sequence ATGAAAGAACTTGTGGTCGTTGCCATTGGCGGCAACAGCATTATCAAAGATAACGCCAGCCAGTCGATTGAACACCAGGCTGAAGCGGTGAAAGCGGTGGCGGATACGGTGCTGGAGATGCTGGCATCGGACTACAACATTGTGCTGACGCACGGTAACGGGCCGCAGGTGGGGCTGGATCTGCGGCGTGCGGAAATCGCCCATGAGCGTGAAGGGCTGCCGCTTACCCCGCTGGCAAACTGCGTCGCCGATACGCAGGGCGGCATTGGCTATCTGATCCAACAAGCGCTGAACAACCGTCTGGCACGACGCGGCGAGCAGAAGGCGGTCACCGTGGTGACCCAGGTGGAGGTCGATAAAAACGATCCGGGCTTCGCTAACCCGACCAAGCCTATCGGGGCGTTCTTTAGCGCAGCACAGCGCGATGAACTACAGCGGGTCAATCCGGGCTGGCGCTTTGTTGAGGATTCGGGGCGCGGCTACCGCCGGGTAGTCGCCTCTCCAGAGCCAAAGCGCATTGTCGAGGCAGAGGCGATCAAAACGCTGACCCAGCAAGGCTTTGTGGTGATTGGTGCGGGCGGCGGCGGCATCCCGGTGGTGCGAAGCGAGCAGGGGGATTACCAGAGCGTGGACGCGGTAATTGATAAAGATCTCTCCACCGCGCTGCTGGCGCAGGAGATCCACGCCGACATTCTGGTGATCACCACCGGCGTCGAGCAGGTCTGTATTCATTTTGGCAAACCCAACCAGCAGGCGCTGGATACGGTGGATGTCGCAACGATGACCCGTTACATGCAGGAGGGACATTTCCCGCCGGGTAGCATGTTACCTAAGATCGTTGCCAGCCTGGCGTTCCTGGAGCGTGGCGGTAAACGAGTGATCATCACTACGCCGGAATGCCTGCCCGCCGCACTGCGCGGTGAAACGGGCACTCATATTGTCCATTCCTGA
- a CDS encoding DUF1116 domain-containing protein yields the protein MSQTLFNQPLNVINVGIAMFSDDLKKQNVPVTQLDWTPPGQGNMQVVAALDDIADSPLAEKIAAANQQALERIIQSHPVLIGYDQAINVVPGMTRNTILHAGPPIRWEKMCGAMKGAVTGALVFEGLAKDLDEAAELAASGEIIFSPCHEHDCVGSMAGVTSASMFMHIVENKTYGNRAYTNMSEQMAKILRMGANDQSVIDRLNWMRDVMGPMLRDAMKLAGEIDLRLMLAQALHMGDECHNRNNAGTALLIQALTPWIIQTGYPVEQQREVFEFVLSSDYFSGPTWMAMCKAAMDAAHGIEYSTVVTTMARNGVEFGLRISGLPGQWFTGPAQQVIGPMFAGYKPEDSGRDIGDSAITETYGIGGFAMATAPAIVALVGGTVEEAVDFSRQMREITLGENPNVTIPLLGFMGVPTAIDITRVGSTGILPVINTAIAHKDAGIGMIGAGIVHPPYACFEKAILNWRDRYCQ from the coding sequence ATGAGCCAGACACTGTTTAACCAGCCGCTGAACGTGATTAACGTTGGCATCGCGATGTTCAGCGATGACCTGAAAAAGCAGAACGTACCCGTGACCCAACTCGACTGGACGCCGCCGGGGCAGGGCAACATGCAGGTCGTGGCCGCGCTGGACGACATTGCCGATTCGCCGCTGGCAGAGAAAATCGCGGCCGCTAACCAACAGGCGCTGGAACGCATTATCCAGTCGCATCCGGTGCTGATTGGCTATGACCAGGCGATCAACGTCGTGCCGGGTATGACCCGTAACACTATTCTGCACGCCGGGCCACCAATCCGCTGGGAAAAAATGTGCGGCGCAATGAAGGGCGCGGTAACCGGTGCGCTGGTGTTTGAGGGGCTGGCGAAAGATTTGGATGAAGCCGCAGAACTGGCCGCCTCGGGGGAAATTATCTTCTCCCCCTGCCACGAGCATGATTGTGTCGGCTCGATGGCAGGCGTGACGTCGGCATCGATGTTTATGCACATCGTTGAGAACAAAACCTACGGCAACCGCGCATATACCAATATGAGCGAGCAGATGGCGAAGATCCTGCGTATGGGGGCGAACGATCAGAGCGTTATCGATCGCCTGAACTGGATGCGCGATGTGATGGGACCGATGCTGCGCGATGCCATGAAGCTGGCAGGTGAAATCGATCTGCGTCTGATGCTGGCGCAAGCGTTGCATATGGGCGATGAGTGTCACAACCGCAACAACGCCGGGACGGCGCTGCTGATTCAGGCGCTGACGCCATGGATTATTCAGACCGGCTATCCGGTTGAGCAGCAGCGTGAAGTGTTTGAGTTCGTCCTCAGCAGTGATTACTTCTCCGGGCCGACCTGGATGGCGATGTGTAAAGCCGCTATGGATGCCGCACACGGTATCGAATACAGCACCGTAGTAACGACGATGGCGCGTAACGGCGTTGAGTTCGGTCTGCGCATCAGCGGCTTACCGGGGCAGTGGTTTACCGGTCCGGCGCAGCAGGTGATTGGCCCGATGTTTGCGGGCTATAAGCCGGAAGATTCTGGACGTGATATCGGCGATAGCGCGATTACCGAAACCTACGGCATTGGCGGTTTCGCTATGGCCACGGCGCCGGCCATCGTCGCGCTGGTGGGGGGTACGGTCGAGGAGGCGGTTGATTTCTCTCGTCAGATGCGTGAAATCACCCTCGGCGAAAACCCCAACGTCACCATTCCACTGCTGGGTTTTATGGGCGTACCGACCGCTATCGATATTACGCGCGTGGGCAGCACCGGCATTCTGCCGGTGATCAACACCGCTATTGCGCACAAAGATGCGGGGATCGGCATGATCGGTGCCGGAATCGTTCACCCGCCGTACGCCTGTTTTGAAAAGGCGATCCTCAACTGGCGCGACCGCTACTGCCAATAA
- the fdrA gene encoding acyl-CoA synthetase FdrA, with protein sequence MSIRIVVKKNTYFDSVSLMSISTRANKLDGVEQAFVAMATEMNKGVLKNLGLLTPELEEAKSGDLMIVIKGASEAANDQTLVAIEDLFTHKEQGGQHEARYATLASAKKHVPDSNLAVISVNGLFAAREARQALQNNLNVMLFSDNVSLEDELALKQLAHEKGLLMMGPDCGTAIINGAALCFGNAVRRGNIGIVGASGTGSQELSVRIHEFGGGISQLIGTGGRDLSEKIGGLMMLDAIGMLEADPQTEIIALISKPPAPAVARKVLERARACHKPVVVCFLGREAAPADEKGLQFARGTKEAALKAVLLTGVKKESLDLHPLNWPLIEEVRARLTPQQKYIRGLFCGGTLCDEAMFAAMEKYAEVYSNIHPDPAFRLKDLNRSVAHTFLDFGDDDFTNGKPHPMIDPTNRISRLLQEARDPEVGVIVMDFVLGFGSHEDPVGVMLEAIVEAKAIAAAEGRPLEILGYVLGTDLDTPSLEKQCQMLTDAGVIWASSSTNTGLLAREFICKGEEA encoded by the coding sequence ATGTCGATCAGGATAGTTGTTAAAAAGAACACGTATTTTGATTCTGTCTCACTGATGTCTATCTCCACACGCGCAAATAAGCTCGATGGCGTTGAGCAGGCGTTCGTGGCTATGGCGACAGAAATGAATAAGGGCGTACTGAAGAATCTCGGGCTGCTGACGCCTGAACTGGAAGAGGCGAAAAGTGGCGACCTGATGATTGTCATTAAAGGCGCCAGCGAGGCGGCGAACGACCAGACGCTGGTGGCGATTGAAGATCTGTTTACGCATAAAGAGCAGGGCGGCCAGCATGAAGCGCGCTATGCCACGCTGGCCAGTGCGAAGAAGCATGTTCCTGACAGCAACCTGGCGGTGATCTCGGTCAATGGCCTGTTTGCCGCGCGTGAAGCGCGTCAGGCGCTGCAAAATAACCTCAACGTGATGCTGTTCTCTGACAACGTCTCCCTTGAGGACGAACTGGCGCTCAAGCAACTGGCGCATGAAAAAGGGCTGTTGATGATGGGACCAGATTGCGGAACCGCCATTATTAACGGCGCGGCGCTGTGTTTTGGCAACGCGGTGCGTCGCGGCAATATCGGGATTGTTGGTGCGTCCGGTACCGGTAGTCAGGAACTGAGCGTACGCATTCACGAGTTTGGCGGCGGGATTTCCCAGCTGATTGGCACCGGTGGACGCGATCTGAGCGAAAAGATTGGCGGTCTGATGATGCTTGACGCGATTGGTATGTTGGAGGCCGATCCGCAAACTGAGATTATCGCGCTTATCTCCAAACCTCCTGCGCCAGCGGTGGCACGCAAGGTGCTGGAACGCGCACGCGCCTGCCATAAGCCCGTGGTGGTGTGTTTCCTTGGCCGTGAAGCCGCGCCTGCGGATGAAAAAGGTCTGCAGTTTGCACGCGGAACTAAAGAGGCGGCGTTGAAAGCGGTACTGCTGACCGGCGTGAAAAAAGAGAGTCTGGATCTGCATCCGCTTAACTGGCCGTTAATTGAAGAGGTTCGCGCCCGTCTGACCCCGCAGCAAAAGTACATCCGTGGCTTATTCTGCGGCGGCACGTTGTGCGATGAAGCGATGTTTGCTGCCATGGAAAAATACGCCGAAGTGTACAGCAACATTCATCCGGATCCGGCGTTCCGCCTGAAAGATCTCAACCGTAGCGTGGCGCATACCTTCCTCGATTTCGGTGATGACGATTTTACCAACGGCAAACCGCACCCGATGATCGATCCCACCAACCGCATTAGTCGTCTGTTGCAGGAAGCGCGCGATCCTGAAGTCGGCGTGATCGTTATGGACTTCGTGCTTGGATTTGGATCGCATGAAGATCCGGTTGGCGTGATGCTTGAGGCGATCGTTGAAGCCAAAGCGATCGCCGCCGCAGAGGGGCGTCCGCTTGAGATCCTCGGCTATGTGCTGGGAACCGATCTTGATACGCCGTCGCTGGAAAAACAGTGCCAGATGCTGACCGACGCCGGCGTTATCTGGGCGAGCAGTAGCACCAACACCGGATTGCTGGCGCGTGAATTTATCTGTAAAGGGGAGGAAGCCTGA
- a CDS encoding DUF2877 domain-containing protein, translating into MIPEQQRLLTLLSEGCDNAPNSCRLALTHCEELFHPGEWVNFTASGIAVGDDKWIETSGCLPWRIPRWTPDAVSLAAIRWLYWEEVIRQQLTSDDTLFLYQGDNPFYQEITRQLLNRRQILLAALHTGENISTAVSHLIGLGIGLTPSSDDYLVGLSTILFIPGHPLRKYREEFLAALQRAGNNTTLLSKITLEEAFYHRYRESVGRLLNHIITEQQPVSTQYITDIKNIGSSSGCDMLYGMADACALSHRSGGNYVDQDSC; encoded by the coding sequence TTGATACCCGAACAGCAGCGGCTGCTGACGTTACTGAGTGAAGGTTGTGATAACGCGCCTAACAGCTGTCGGCTGGCGCTGACGCATTGTGAAGAGCTGTTTCACCCCGGTGAGTGGGTCAATTTTACCGCGTCGGGGATAGCGGTTGGCGACGATAAATGGATAGAAACCTCAGGTTGCCTGCCGTGGCGCATACCACGGTGGACGCCAGATGCAGTAAGCCTTGCTGCAATCCGCTGGCTGTACTGGGAAGAGGTTATCCGCCAACAGCTAACAAGCGATGACACATTATTTCTTTACCAGGGGGATAACCCGTTTTATCAGGAAATCACCCGCCAATTACTCAACCGCCGACAAATTTTACTGGCGGCGTTGCATACAGGAGAAAATATCTCTACAGCGGTCAGCCATTTAATTGGTTTGGGGATTGGTCTGACGCCCTCATCTGATGATTATTTAGTGGGCTTAAGCACTATTTTATTTATTCCCGGACATCCGCTGAGGAAATATCGTGAAGAATTTTTAGCAGCCTTACAACGTGCCGGAAATAATACAACGCTACTCAGCAAAATAACGCTGGAGGAGGCTTTTTATCACCGTTATCGGGAGAGCGTCGGACGGCTGCTGAACCATATTATTACTGAGCAACAACCCGTTTCTACGCAATATATTACTGACATTAAAAATATTGGCTCAAGTTCTGGCTGCGACATGCTGTATGGCATGGCGGATGCCTGCGCCCTGAGCCACAGGTCCGGAGGGAATTATGTCGATCAGGATAGTTGTTAA
- a CDS encoding ankyrin repeat domain-containing protein has protein sequence MSEKELITEFLLAAEQGHADGLKSCLAKNVDINATNRQGRTAIIIASLNKHYDCVSLLIAAGADINKQDQTCFNPFLISCLTNDLTLLRTVLPANPDLNCLSRFGGVGITPASEKGHVEIVRELLLRTDINVNHTNFVGWTPLLEAIVLNDGGAKQQEIVKLLLDHGANPHMTDKYGKTPLELAREKGYHEIAELLIAAGA, from the coding sequence ATGTCAGAGAAAGAACTCATTACTGAATTTCTGCTGGCGGCAGAGCAGGGCCATGCCGACGGATTAAAATCCTGCCTGGCAAAAAATGTGGATATTAATGCTACTAACCGCCAGGGGCGAACTGCCATTATTATTGCCAGCCTGAATAAGCATTATGACTGCGTTTCTTTATTGATAGCTGCCGGTGCCGATATTAATAAACAGGATCAAACCTGTTTTAACCCATTCCTGATTAGCTGTCTGACTAATGATTTAACGCTGCTGCGTACCGTATTACCGGCCAACCCCGATCTCAATTGCCTGAGCCGGTTTGGCGGCGTTGGTATTACGCCTGCCAGTGAAAAAGGCCACGTCGAGATCGTGCGCGAACTGCTGCTGCGTACCGATATCAATGTTAACCATACCAACTTTGTCGGCTGGACGCCGTTACTGGAAGCCATCGTGCTTAATGACGGCGGCGCGAAGCAGCAGGAGATTGTTAAGCTGCTGCTCGATCATGGCGCGAATCCGCACATGACGGATAAATACGGTAAAACCCCGTTGGAACTGGCGCGGGAGAAAGGGTACCACGAGATTGCCGAGCTGCTGATTGCGGCCGGAGCCTGA
- a CDS encoding LysR substrate-binding domain-containing protein, with protein sequence MNSIFTEENLLAFTMAARYSSFSKAAEELGLTTSAISYTIKRMELGLDVVLFTRSTRSIELTESGRYLFRKATDLLNDFHAIKRSIDTIAQGIEARVRICINQLLYTPQHTARLLQVLKKQFPTCQITVTTEVYNGVWDSIINNLANIAIGAPDTLLDGGGIDYTEIGAIRWSFAIAPDHPLAFMPEPISESQLRLYPNIMVEDTAHTINKKVGWLLHGQESILVPDFNTKCQCQILGEGIGFLPDYMVREAMEKSLLVTRQIHNPRQDSRMLLATQHSATGRVTQWIKKEFGPQGVLTGIYQDLLHRE encoded by the coding sequence ATGAATTCAATATTTACCGAGGAAAACCTGCTGGCGTTTACGATGGCTGCCCGCTACAGCAGCTTCAGCAAGGCGGCTGAAGAGCTTGGCTTAACCACTTCGGCAATTAGTTACACTATTAAGCGCATGGAGCTGGGACTCGACGTGGTACTGTTTACCCGCAGTACCCGTAGCATTGAGCTGACCGAGTCCGGGCGCTATCTGTTTCGCAAGGCAACCGACCTGCTCAACGACTTCCACGCCATCAAGCGCAGCATTGATACCATTGCTCAGGGCATTGAAGCCCGGGTACGTATCTGTATTAATCAACTGTTGTATACCCCTCAACATACGGCGCGATTGCTACAGGTACTTAAGAAACAGTTCCCTACCTGCCAGATAACCGTCACCACCGAGGTGTATAACGGCGTCTGGGACTCGATCATCAACAACCTGGCCAATATCGCTATCGGCGCGCCGGATACGTTACTGGACGGCGGCGGGATTGATTACACCGAGATCGGCGCGATCCGTTGGTCGTTTGCGATTGCCCCGGATCATCCGCTGGCCTTTATGCCTGAACCGATTTCTGAGAGCCAGCTGCGTTTGTATCCGAACATCATGGTGGAAGACACTGCGCACACCATCAACAAGAAGGTCGGCTGGCTGTTACACGGACAGGAGTCGATTCTGGTTCCCGATTTTAATACCAAATGCCAGTGCCAGATCCTGGGTGAGGGCATCGGTTTTCTGCCGGACTATATGGTACGCGAGGCGATGGAAAAGTCGTTGCTGGTCACGCGGCAGATCCACAACCCGCGTCAGGATTCACGCATGCTGCTGGCGACCCAGCATTCGGCGACCGGTCGTGTCACCCAGTGGATTAAAAAGGAGTTTGGTCCACAAGGGGTGTTGACGGGGATTTATCAGGATTTGCTGCATCGGGAGTGA
- a CDS encoding GNAT family N-acetyltransferase, which yields MEILAGHNKFYVNDVEGNQVAEIVFVPTGEHLSIIEHTDVDPSLKGQGVGKQLVAKVVEKMRAENRKIIPLCPFAKHEFDKTREYDDIRA from the coding sequence ATGGAAATTCTTGCAGGCCACAACAAGTTTTATGTTAACGATGTCGAGGGTAACCAGGTTGCCGAGATTGTCTTCGTGCCGACGGGTGAACATCTAAGCATCATTGAACATACCGATGTCGACCCCAGCCTGAAAGGCCAGGGTGTCGGCAAACAGCTGGTGGCGAAGGTGGTGGAGAAAATGCGCGCCGAAAACCGCAAAATTATTCCACTGTGCCCGTTTGCCAAACATGAGTTTGATAAAACCCGCGAGTACGACGATATCCGCGCCTGA
- the yjdI gene encoding 4Fe-4S mono-cluster protein YjdI: protein MDKELLDAGYRAYTGEKIDVYFNTAICQHSGNCVRGSAKLFNLKRKPWIIPDEVDVATVIKVIDTCPSGALKYRQK from the coding sequence GTGGATAAAGAACTACTGGATGCAGGTTACCGGGCCTATACCGGCGAGAAGATTGACGTCTACTTCAATACGGCGATATGTCAGCATTCGGGCAACTGCGTGCGGGGAAGTGCGAAGTTATTTAACCTGAAGCGCAAACCGTGGATCATCCCGGACGAAGTGGATGTTGCGACGGTCATTAAAGTTATCGATACCTGTCCGAGCGGTGCGCTGAAATATCGTCAGAAATAA
- the pgaD gene encoding poly-beta-1,6-N-acetyl-D-glucosamine biosynthesis protein PgaD, giving the protein MSQPLIFTEQRLLPRIIDVLLTVIAWVGFIYLIYKGLITALAHSPYMGVRPFFTTLDTVTFYILVALVNGLVLIGWAKYNQFRFRVERRSRRPGLEDHELAESLRITRELVTELNKARVLTVHHHENGEISHVDVDRDIADNRLPPPTPAMLEYLPPEPQPSLQKMPE; this is encoded by the coding sequence ATGAGCCAGCCACTGATTTTTACGGAACAGCGTTTGCTGCCGCGCATCATCGACGTGCTGTTGACGGTCATCGCCTGGGTCGGTTTTATCTATTTGATCTATAAAGGGCTGATCACGGCCCTGGCGCATTCACCGTATATGGGCGTGCGACCCTTTTTCACCACGCTGGATACGGTCACGTTTTATATCCTTGTCGCCCTGGTCAACGGACTGGTGCTGATTGGCTGGGCGAAGTACAACCAGTTCCGATTTCGGGTGGAACGCCGCAGCCGCAGACCTGGCCTGGAAGACCATGAGCTGGCGGAAAGTTTACGTATTACCCGAGAACTGGTTACCGAGCTGAACAAAGCGAGGGTACTGACGGTTCACCACCATGAGAATGGCGAGATTAGCCATGTTGATGTGGACAGGGATATTGCCGATAACCGCCTACCGCCGCCGACGCCTGCGATGCTGGAGTATTTGCCGCCAGAGCCGCAGCCGTCGTTGCAGAAAATGCCCGAGTGA
- the pgaC gene encoding poly-beta-1,6-N-acetyl-D-glucosamine synthase, which yields MTDRIIAFLILCLMFSLPFGVAVIFTGEVMLNFVFFWPLFMSALWISGGVYFWFYRERHWKWGDDTPPPTLEGNPLVSILIPCFNEGINARETIEAALAQRYKNIEVIAINDGSTDDTHDVLEQLAVEYPSLRVIHLAENQGKALALKTGAAAARSDYLVCIDGDALLDRDAVAYIVAPLIQFPRVGAVTGNPRIRTRSTLIGRVQVGEFSSIIGLIKRTQRVYGQIFTVSGVVAAFRRRALAEVGYWSPDMITEDIDISWKLQLRHWSVFFEPRALCWILMPETLRGLWKQRLRWAQGGAEVFIVNMRRLWSWEFRRMWPLFLEFCFSTAWSFAYAISIVLFLLGLMIPMPDSLYVQHLFPPAFTGLILGVVCLLQFAVSLMIERRYEKGIGASLFWIIWFPVVYWMLSLFTTLVAFPKVMLKRKRGRARWVSPDRGIGRIES from the coding sequence ATGACAGATCGCATTATTGCTTTCCTGATACTTTGCCTGATGTTCAGCCTGCCGTTTGGCGTGGCTGTCATCTTTACAGGTGAAGTGATGTTGAACTTCGTCTTCTTCTGGCCTTTATTCATGTCTGCATTGTGGATAAGCGGCGGGGTTTATTTCTGGTTTTACCGTGAACGTCACTGGAAATGGGGGGATGACACGCCGCCACCGACCCTGGAAGGTAATCCGCTAGTTTCTATTCTGATCCCTTGTTTTAATGAAGGGATCAATGCGCGTGAAACCATTGAGGCCGCGCTGGCACAGCGATATAAGAACATCGAAGTGATTGCCATCAACGATGGTTCAACGGATGACACGCACGACGTGCTGGAACAACTGGCGGTGGAATACCCCAGCCTGCGGGTGATTCACCTGGCTGAGAACCAGGGCAAAGCGCTGGCGCTCAAGACCGGCGCGGCTGCAGCGCGCAGCGATTACCTGGTGTGTATTGATGGTGATGCGTTACTGGATCGTGATGCTGTTGCCTATATTGTGGCTCCGCTTATCCAGTTCCCGCGCGTCGGGGCGGTGACCGGCAACCCACGTATTCGAACCCGCTCTACGTTAATTGGTCGTGTGCAGGTCGGTGAGTTTTCTTCCATTATCGGCTTGATTAAGCGTACCCAGCGAGTCTATGGGCAGATCTTTACCGTTTCCGGCGTGGTTGCCGCGTTTCGTCGTCGCGCGCTGGCCGAGGTCGGTTACTGGAGCCCGGACATGATCACCGAAGACATCGATATCAGTTGGAAGCTGCAATTACGCCACTGGTCGGTATTCTTTGAGCCGCGCGCGCTGTGCTGGATCTTAATGCCTGAAACGTTAAGAGGGCTGTGGAAGCAGCGTCTGCGCTGGGCCCAGGGTGGTGCGGAGGTGTTTATCGTTAACATGCGTCGTCTGTGGTCGTGGGAGTTCCGCCGCATGTGGCCGCTGTTTCTGGAGTTCTGTTTTTCTACCGCCTGGTCGTTTGCCTATGCGATCAGTATCGTGCTGTTCCTGTTAGGGCTGATGATCCCGATGCCGGACTCGCTGTATGTACAGCATCTGTTCCCGCCAGCCTTCACCGGGCTTATCCTCGGCGTGGTGTGCTTGCTGCAGTTTGCGGTGAGCCTGATGATTGAACGACGCTATGAAAAAGGCATTGGCGCCTCGTTGTTCTGGATTATCTGGTTCCCGGTGGTGTACTGGATGCTCAGCCTGTTCACCACGTTGGTCGCTTTCCCGAAAGTGATGCTCAAACGTAAACGCGGCAGGGCGCGTTGGGTGAGTCCCGATCGTGGAATTGGGAGGATTGAATCATGA